The following proteins are co-located in the Castor canadensis chromosome 5, mCasCan1.hap1v2, whole genome shotgun sequence genome:
- the Nxt1 gene encoding NTF2-related export protein 1, producing MASVDFKTYVDQACRAAEEFVNVYYTTMDKRRRLLSRLYMGTATLVWNGNAVSGQESLSEFFEMLPSSEFQINVVDCQPVHDEATPSQTTVLVVICGTVKFEGNKQRDFNQNFILTAQASPSNTVWKIASDCFRFQDWAS from the coding sequence ATGGCATCTGTGGACTTCAAGACCTATGTGGATCAGGCCTGTAGAGCTGCTGAGGAGTTTGTCAATGTCTACTATACTACCATGGATAAGCGGCGGCGGCTGCTATCCCGTCTATACATGGGCACAGCCACCCTGGTATGGAATGGAAATGCCGTGTCAGGACAAGAATCCTTGAGCGAGTTTTTTGAAATGTTGCCTTCCAGTGAGTTCCAAATCAACGTGGTGGACTGCCAGCCTGTTCATGATGAAGCCACACCGAGCCAGACCACAGTCCTTGTCGTGATCTGTGGGACAGTGAAGTTTGAAGGCAACAAACAGCGGGACTTCAACCAGAACTTCATCCTGACTGCTCAAGCCTCACCCAGCAACACAGTGTGGAAGATAGCAAGTGACTGCTTCCGGTTTCAGGACTGGGCCAGCTAG